One genomic segment of Musa acuminata AAA Group cultivar baxijiao chromosome BXJ3-3, Cavendish_Baxijiao_AAA, whole genome shotgun sequence includes these proteins:
- the LOC103980014 gene encoding uncharacterized protein LOC103980014 gives MACLALSLQPANGPDILLQTREWFPPARALAALSAFRHTRLSLSPSAAGPARGLPSSSSAVPASSPSPSADDLDSSLGDDPLAASGGQLVVGVESKYRVVYRLVNSVYVLGVTTADHHSNLFECINTVNQAVSVVVAACRGVDVTPEKLHRKYPEVYMALDIVLRGVGSVRLAYILSSIHGDNIAKMVHTAIDAENRVRGADSWAGGAEALATERRANLEAFSSAFFELPTETLAAGDEVAVSIAPATTSLTEDQQQKDQTEEAAPEEKDPFAASERINKPDEALVGGFKKSKDQTASTADPTLALAGLEVTTLPPAEATKPTFIGVEGFEGDYGGIEFGNEEASLSEAFEGIEGNTPFGGGLDASEFITTTKKTTQAQGLTGLELLATGPSPAAATAAAAAGAGTPLENLLVTKTKEMTGPEMFISEEINAEFRESLLARVGLKGTIFLRTLPPKKAAGKETEFSFRLEGTSSIKRAVLQSSRVSSLQNGLFHVRTPSMEDPIPLILYSLQPRLTPLPLRLRLVKRHTGKLLRAMIQYVSNPSLPMPLTNVTFILKLPVEPTLLEVSPKAIRGEKEIRWHISDVPLKGPPGRLRAKMPVDQDSADGELDVNGMVNFSSQGSMTLSGVCLRPVSDGIAHFNEVSHIYASGTYLCT, from the coding sequence ATGGCGTGTCTCGCGCTCTCCTTGCAGCCGGCCAATGGCCCCGATATCCTCCTCCAGACTCGCGAGTGGTTCCCTCCCGCCCGCGCCCTCGCTGCCCTCTCCGCCTTCCGCCACACCCGCCTCTCCCTCTCCCCGTCGGCCGCCGGCCCCGCCCGCGGcctcccctcttcttcctccgccgtCCCCGCCTcgtccccttccccttccgccgACGATCTTGATTCCTCCCTCGGAGACGATCCCCTTGCTGCCTCCGGTGGCCAGCTCGTCGTCGGCGTCGAGAGCAAGTATCGCGTTGTCTATCGACTAGTCAACTCGGTTTATGTCCTCGGCGTCACCACCGCCGACCACCACTCCAACCTTTTCGAGTGCATTAACACCGTCAACCAGGCCGTCTCTGTCGTCGTCGCCGCCTGCCGTGGCGTTGACGTCACCCCGGAGAAGCTCCACCGGAAGTACCCTGAGGTGTACATGGCCCTTGATATCGTCCTCCGCGGCGTCGGCAGCGTCCGCCTCGCCTACATCCTCTCTTCCATCCACGGCGACAACATCGCCAAGATGGTGCACACCGCCATTGACGCTGAGAACCGCGTCCGCGGCGCCGACTCCTGGGCCGGTGGCGCCGAGGCCCTCGCTACGGAGCGCCGCGCCAACCTCGAGGCCTTCTCCTCCGCCTTTTTCGAGCTCCCCACCGAGACCCTCGCCGCCGGGGACGAGGTCGCCGTCTCCATCGCCCCCGCCACCACCTCCCTCACCGAGGACCAGCAGCAGAAGGACCAGACCGAGGAGGCCGCCCCGGAGGAAAAGGATCCCTTCGCCGCCAGCGAGCGCATCAACAAGCCCGACGAAGCCCTCGTCGGAGGGTTCAAGAAGAGCAAAGATCAGACCGCCAGCACGGCGGATCCGACGCTGGCCCTTGCCGGGCTCGAGGTCACGACTCTCCCTCCGGCCGAAGCCACGAAGCCCACTTTCATCGGGGTGGAAGGGTTCGAAGGGGACTACGGTGGAATCGAGTTTGGCAACGAGGAGGCGTCCCTCTCGGAAGCATTTGAAGGCATTGAAGGGAACACTCCATTCGGAGGTGGGCTCGATGCATCGGAATTCATAACGACCACGAAGAAGACTACCCAGGCCCAGGGTCTTACCGGTCTCGAGCTCCTTGCCACTGGCCCGAGCCCTGCGGCTGCTACTGCCGCTGCGGCAGCGGGAGCTGGCACACCTCTGGAGAATCTCCTGGTAACAAAGACAAAGGAGATGACGGGTCCTGAGATGTTCATTTCGGAGGAGATCAATGCTGAGTTCAGGGAGTCTCTTCTTGCTCGTGTGGGCTTGAAAGGCACCATCTTCCTGAGAACGTTGCCACCGAAGAAGGCTGCTGGGAAAGAGACGGAGTTCTCCTTCCGACTGGAAGGCACCTCAAGCATTAAGAGGGCGGTACTGCAAAGTTCTCGTGTTAGCAGCCTTCAGAACGGACTGTTTCACGTTAGGACTCCATCTATGGAAGATCCCATACCACTCATTCTTTATAGCTTGCAGCCTCGTTTGACTCCACTGCCACTGAGGCTTCGACTCGTGAAGCGCCACACTGGGAAGCTTCTCAGAGCAATGATACAGTATGTCTCCAACCCGTCATTGCCCATGCCATTGACCAATGTGACCTTTATTCTGAAGCTTCCAGTTGAGCCAACTTTGCTTGAGGTTTCACCAAAGGCGATTCGTGGAGAGAAGGAGATTAGGTGGCATATCTCTGATGTTCCTCTCAAGGGTCCTCCAGGTCGGCTGAGGGCAAAAATGCCAGTTGATCAGGATTCTGCAGACGGTGAACTTGATGTCAATGGGATGGTGAATTTCTCTTCTCAAGGGTCTATGACGCTGTCTGGTGTATGTCTTAGGCCAGTTTCGGATGGCATTGCACACTTCAATGAGGTTAGCCATATTTATGCTAGTGGGACTTATTTGTGCACTTGA
- the LOC103980013 gene encoding histone H4 — MSGRGKGGKGLGKGGAKRHRKVLRDNIQGITKPAIRRLARRGGVKRISGLIYEETRGVLKIFLENVIRDAVTYTEHARRKTVTAMDVVYALKRQGRTLYGFGG; from the coding sequence ATGTCGGGACGCGGGAAGGGAGGGAAGGGTTTGGGGAAGGGCGGGGCGAAGCGGCATCGGAAGGTGCTGCGGGACAACATTCAGGGGATCACGAAGCCGGCGATCCGGCGGCTGGCCCGGCGGGGTGGGGTGAAGCGCATCTCGGGGCTCATCTACGAGGAGACCCGCGGCGTGCTCAAGATCTTCCTGGAGAACGTCATCCGCGACGCCGTCACCTACACGGAGCACGCCCGCCGCAAGACCGTCACCGCCATGGACGTCGTCTACGCCCTCAAGCGCCAGGGCCGCACCCTTTACGGCTTCGGCGGATAG
- the LOC135632415 gene encoding aspartate carbamoyltransferase, chloroplastic-like: MASSTLSAPVMQKGIHGWNPCARISSNARVNSHRTLNCPLSTSTVRKPLFFRAHPASINPPHVSASQRYSLDTKKFPVSCAGKFQLDDVIESQQFDTDILNGIFEVAFEMEKIEKNSPGSNILKGYLMATLFYEPSTRTRLSFESAMKRLGGEVLTTENAREFSSAAKGETLEDTIRTVEGYSDIIILRHFEGGAAKRAASTANIPVINAGDGPGQHPTQALLDVYTIKREIGRLDGISLGLVGDLANGRTVRSLAYLIAKYKKVKIYFVAPDVVKMKDDIKDYLTSMGVEWEESSDLLEVASKCDVVYQTRIQKERFGERIDLYEAARGKYIVDKKVLDVLPKHAVIMHPLPRLDEITVDVDGDPRAAYFRQAKNGLYIRMALLKLLLLGW; encoded by the exons ATGGCTTCCTCCACTCTGTCGGCTCCCGTCATGCAGAAAGGCATCCATGGTTGGAATCCATGTGCAAGGATTTCAAGCAATGCTCGCGTGAATTCCCATCGAACACTTAATTGCCCTCTTTCGACGAGCACCGTCAGAAAACCACTCTTTTTCCGAGCACATCCTGCTTCCATTAATCCACCACATGTCAGCGCCAGTCAGCGCTATTCGCTTGATACCAAAAAGTTTCCTGTTTCATGTGCCGGCAAGTTTCAACTCGATGATGTCATTGAATCTCAACAATTTGATACGGATATTCTGAATGGAATATTTGAGGTAGCCTTTGAGATGGAAAAAATTGAGAAGAATTCACCGGGGAGCAATATACTGAAAGGATATCTCATGGCTACTCTATTTTATGAACCATCGACTCGGACTAGACTTTCGTTTGAGTCTGCCATGAAAAGATTAGGTGGAGAAGTTTTGACTACGGAAAATGCACGAGAATTTTCTTCCGCCGCAAAAGGAGAAACTCTTGAAG ATACTATAAGGACAGTTGAAGGTTACTCAGATATAATTATTCTGAGACACTTTGAAGGTGGAGCTGCTAAGCGGGCAGCTTCTACAGCCAATATTCCTGTAATAAATGCTGGGGATGGTCCAGGTCAGCATCCAACACAG GCTTTATTGGATGTGTACACCATCAAAAGAGAAATAGGTAGACTAGATGGAATATCACTTGGTTTGGTCGGCGATCTTGCGAATGGAAGGACCGTTAGATCACTGGCATATTTGATAGCCAAGTATAAAAAAGTAAAGATCTACTTTGTTGCACCAGATGTTGTGAAGATGAAG GATGATATCAAAGACTACTTGACATCCATGGGTGTTGAATGGGAAGAAAGCTCAGATCTACTGGAAGTTGCTTCAAAGTGCGATGTTGTTTATCAAACTCGCATTCAGAAAGAAAGATTTGGTGAGAGGATAGACCTTTATGAAGCAGCTCGTGGTAAGTACATAGTGGACAAAAAGGTGTTAGATGTGCTTCCAAAGCATGCCGTTATCATGCATCCTCTCCCAAGGCTCGATGAG ATAACTGTGGATGTTGATGGTGATCCTAGAGCTGCATATTTCAGACAAGCCAAGAATGGCCTCTACATTAGAATGGCTCTCTTGAAGCTGCTGCTGCTAGGCTGGTGA
- the LOC103980124 gene encoding D-3-phosphoglycerate dehydrogenase 3, chloroplastic-like, whose translation MAGALLAPLTSAAAPEAFLRPSATTPALYSFSSSSFRFARSRSPFLGLRLSYPTNHWTPALRRRSAGRGLRIEAAARPTVLVAEKLGEAGLALLRKFANVDCSYNLSLEELCAKISLCDALIVRSGTKVTPEVFEASKGRLKVVGRAGVGIDNVDLQAATESGCLVVNAPAANTVAAAEHGIALLVAMARNVAQADASMKAGKWQRNKYVGVSLVGKTLAVMGFGKVGSEVARRAKGLGMNVIAHDPYAPADRARAIGVELVSFDEAISTADFISLHMPLTPTTAKLFNDETFAKVKKGVRIINVARGGVIDEDALVRALDNGTVAQAALDVFTVEPPPKDSKLVMHENVTVTPHLGASTVEAQEGVAVEIAEAVIGALKGELAATAVNAPMVPAEVLSELAPCVILAEKLGRLAVQLVAGGSGIKGVKVVYTSARDPDDLDTRILRAMITKGIIEPISSVFINIVNADYTAKQRGLRISEERIYRDSSLEAPLDSIQVHLTNVESKFASALSDSGDIVVEGRVKDGIPRLTLVGSFSVDVSLEGNAILCRNVDQPGNIGRVGKILGEQNVNISFMSVGRTAPRQQAIMAIGVDEEPDKETLKKIGEIPAIKEFVFLKL comes from the exons ATGGCCGGAGCTCTTCTCGCTCCCCTGACCTCCGCCGCCGCCCCTGAAGCCTTCCTCCGGCCCTCCGCCACCACCCCTGCCCTctactccttctcctcttcctccttccgttTTGCTCGCTCTCGTTCACCTTTCCTCGGCCTCCGCCTCTCCTACCCCACCAACCACTGGACCCCGGCGCTCCGCAGACGGAGCGCTGGACGGGGACTTCGGATTGAGGCGGCGGCACGGCCGACAGTTCTGGTGGCCGAGAAGCTCGGGGAGGCCGGGCTGGCTCTGCTTCGGAAGTTCGCCAACGTGGACTGCTCGTACAACCTCTCGCTCGAGGAGCTTTGCGCCAAGATCTCGCTCTGCGACGCGCTGATCGTGCGGAGCGGGACCAAGGTGACGCCGGAGGTGTTTGAGGCCTCCAAGGGGCGGCTCAAAGTGGTGGGCAGGGCCGGGGTGGGGATCGACAATGTGGACCTCCAGGCTGCCACCGAGAGCGGGTGCCTCGTCGTCAACGCGCCCGCCGCGAACACGGTTGCCGCTGCCGAGCACGGGATCGCACTGCTTGTCGCTATGGCGAGGAACGTCGCACAGGCTGACGCCTCCATGAAGGCCG GTAAATGGCAACGCAACAAATATGTTGGTGTCTCTCTGGTAGGAAAGACTTTAGCAGTAATGGGATTTGGGAAAGTTGGTTCAGAAGTTGCTAGACGAGCAAAAGGATTAGGGATGAACGTGATTGCTCATGATCCATATGCGCCTGCTGATAGAGCCCGTGCAATTGGAGTAGAGCTTGTATCATTTGATGAGGCAATATCCACTGCAGACTTCATATCGCTCCACATGCCACTGACTCCTACTACTGCAAAGCTTTTCAACGATGAAACATTTGCAAAAGTGAAAAAAGGAGTGAGAATCATTAATGTTGCCAGGGGTGGAGTTATTGATGAAGATGCCCTGGTCAGAGCACTTGATAATGGGACAGTTGCTCAG GCAGCACTTGATGTATTCACTGTAGAGCCACCACCAAAAGACAGTAAACTGGTGATGCATGAGAATGTTACTGTCACTCCTCACCTTGGAGCTAGTACTGTGGAGGCTCAG GAAGGTGTAGCTGTAGAAATAGCAGAGGCTGTTATTGGGGCATTGAAGGGTGAACTTGCTGCTACTGCTGTGAATGCCCCCATGGTTCCAGCTGAG GTTCTTTCTGAGCTAGCCCCTTGTGTTATCCTGGCAGAGAAGCTGGGCAGGCTTGCTGTCCAGCTAGTAGCTGGTGGAAGTGGCATCAAGGGGGTTAAGGTTGTGTACACATCAGCACGTGACCCTGATGACTTGGACACAAGGATTCTTCGTGCTATGATCACAAAGGGAATAATCGAACCCATATCCAGTGTCTTCATCAACATCGTCAATGCGGATTATACTGCCAAGCAGAGAGGTCTCCGCATCAGTGAAGAGAGGATTTATCGTGACAGCTCTCTTGAGGCTCCTCTCGACTCGATCCAGGTTCATCTGACAAATGTAGAGTCTAAATTCGCCAGTGCCTTGTCTGATTCTGGTGATATAGTGGTGGAAGGAAGGGTGAAGGATGGCATACCGCGCCTTACCCTTGTAGGGTCTTTCAGTGTGGATGTAAGCCTCGAAGGGAATGCAATATTGTGCAGGAATGTTGATCAGCCTGGTAACATTGGACGGGTAGGAAAAATTCTTGGAGAGCAGAATGTGAACATCAGCTTTATGAGTGTGGGTAGGACTGCACCAAGGCAACAGGCCATAATGGCAATTGGTGTCGATGAGGAGCCAGATAAGGAAACTCTCAAGAAGATTGGTGAAATACCAGCTATCAAAGAGTTTGTGTTCCTTAAGCTATAG